From Plasmodium yoelii strain 17X genome assembly, chromosome: 11, a single genomic window includes:
- a CDS encoding apical rhoptry neck protein, putative, which produces MKKIYLFFLILLININININYCLSKKNIKRKTQLRNNLGNKNIIDIKDKYYNDNNNREYVQDLLKKEENKINGYNNHIKFIDHNIENEKKKNKKNKSTYSFMSLNLLPFIAHTSGYPNGNSIPPNETGVHFYNFEKSPTIQYMLIDEERKNSFLYIIFLVASFTVVVLIAFFIFKFFFKL; this is translated from the coding sequence ATGAAGaagatatatttgttttttttgattttattaataaatataaacataaatataaattattgtttatcgaaaaaaaatataaaaagaaaaacacaattaagaaataatttaggaaacaaaaatataattgatataaaagataaatattataatgataataataatagagaATATGTACAAgatcttttaaaaaaagaagaaaataaaataaatggatataataatcatataaaatttattgatcataatattgaaaatgaaaaaaaaaaaaataaaaaaaataaaagtacaTACTCTTTTATGTCTTTAAATTTGCTTCCATTTATTGCACACACATCAGGATATCCCAATGGAAATTCAATTCCCCCAAATGAAACGggtgttcatttttataattttgaaaaaagcCCAACAATACAATATATGTTAATTGATGAAGAGAGAAAAAATTCTTTTCTGTACATAATTTTTCTCGTTGCATCATTTACTGTAGTTGTGCTTATagctttttttatatttaaatttttttttaaattataa